A part of Nitrospinota bacterium genomic DNA contains:
- the ribD gene encoding bifunctional diaminohydroxyphosphoribosylaminopyrimidine deaminase/5-amino-6-(5-phosphoribosylamino)uracil reductase RibD, whose amino-acid sequence MKSEFMLRALALAEKARGRTSPNPLVGAVLIKNGKIIAEGFHEKAGKDHAEIVALKKAKGNTKGATLYVTLEPCSHHGKTPPCADAIIAAGVTKVVIATQDANPLVAGKGIARLKKAGITVMVGLLQKEAQQLNEGWNKFITQNLPFVTLKAACSLDGKIAADDGTSKWISNEMSRQKVHEMRAASDAVMVGVNTVLKDDPRLNVRLKKKDGVRQPLRVIVDTDLDTPPDAAALHSIGGKVIIATASDNSRRAKALEEQGAAILRLPEKNKRVNLKELMAELGKRGVVNLLMEGGAELYTAALNEGIVDKLALFYAPILLGGSGRYSIFGGAGVKGIAGAIKISNTAITPMGGDRLSKTNTNFLIEGYINR is encoded by the coding sequence ATGAAATCGGAATTCATGCTCCGTGCGCTCGCGCTGGCCGAAAAGGCCCGCGGGCGCACCAGCCCCAACCCGCTCGTCGGCGCCGTCCTTATCAAGAACGGCAAGATCATAGCCGAAGGCTTCCACGAAAAAGCGGGGAAAGACCACGCCGAAATCGTGGCGCTGAAAAAAGCAAAGGGGAACACCAAGGGGGCAACGCTCTACGTCACGCTGGAGCCGTGCTCCCACCACGGCAAAACGCCCCCCTGCGCCGATGCCATTATTGCGGCTGGCGTCACGAAAGTGGTCATCGCCACGCAGGACGCCAACCCGCTGGTGGCCGGCAAGGGAATCGCCCGCCTTAAAAAAGCGGGGATCACCGTGATGGTCGGCCTGTTGCAAAAAGAGGCGCAGCAGCTCAACGAGGGATGGAACAAATTCATCACCCAAAACCTCCCCTTCGTCACCCTGAAAGCGGCGTGCAGCCTTGACGGCAAAATCGCCGCCGATGACGGCACCAGCAAATGGATCAGCAACGAGATGTCGCGCCAGAAGGTTCACGAGATGCGCGCCGCCAGCGATGCCGTGATGGTGGGGGTGAACACCGTGCTGAAAGACGACCCGCGCCTGAACGTCCGCCTGAAAAAAAAGGATGGCGTCAGGCAGCCGCTGCGCGTGATCGTGGATACGGACCTCGACACCCCGCCGGACGCCGCGGCGCTCCACTCCATCGGCGGGAAAGTGATCATCGCCACCGCCAGCGACAACAGCCGCCGCGCAAAAGCGCTGGAAGAGCAAGGAGCCGCCATCCTCCGCCTGCCCGAAAAAAACAAACGGGTGAATCTCAAGGAACTGATGGCGGAACTGGGCAAGCGCGGCGTGGTGAACCTCCTGATGGAAGGAGGCGCCGAACTATACACCGCCGCGCTGAACGAAGGGATCGTCGACAAACTCGCCCTCTTCTACGCCCCCATACTCCTCGGCGGCAGCGGCCGCTATTCAATCTTCGGCGGCGCGGGAGTAAAGGGCATCGCCGGGGCAATCAAAATCAGCAATACGGCCATCACCCCGATGGGCGGAGATCGGCTTTCCAAAACCAACACGAATTTCCTGATAGAGGGGTATATTAACCGCTGA
- a CDS encoding riboflavin synthase has translation MFTGIVQATGTVGALSLAGKAARLVIDAPGFWTDTAIGDSIAIDGVCLTAKEFSGNSAVFDVSKESLDRTIIGGYKPKTPVNLEKALRLSDRLGGHIMQGHVDGLGTYLGKKVIGDNVELNFEIPEDIDRYTVEKGSIAISGISLTVARISARHITIAVIPHTLEITNLHALTPGSAVNMECDIIAKYTEKLLLSGRPQSRIDEKFLKEKGFI, from the coding sequence ATGTTTACCGGCATTGTTCAGGCCACCGGCACGGTCGGCGCGCTCTCCCTCGCGGGGAAAGCCGCGCGCCTTGTCATAGACGCCCCCGGCTTCTGGACCGACACCGCCATCGGCGATTCCATCGCCATCGACGGCGTCTGCCTCACCGCCAAAGAGTTTTCCGGCAATAGCGCCGTATTCGACGTATCGAAGGAATCGCTCGACCGCACCATCATCGGCGGCTATAAACCTAAAACGCCGGTAAATCTGGAAAAAGCGCTCCGTCTTTCAGACCGCCTTGGCGGCCACATCATGCAGGGACATGTCGATGGGCTGGGAACCTATCTGGGAAAAAAGGTTATCGGCGACAACGTGGAGCTTAACTTCGAAATCCCTGAAGATATTGACAGGTATACCGTTGAAAAAGGCTCAATTGCCATAAGTGGAATATCGCTCACTGTGGCGCGCATTTCGGCCCGCCACATCACCATCGCGGTGATCCCGCACACCCTTGAAATCACCAACCTCCATGCCCTCACTCCCGGTTCGGCGGTGAACATGGAATGTGATATTATAGCTAAATACACGGAAAAACTGCTCTTATCGGGCCGGCCGCAAAGCCGGATCGACGAGAAGTTCTTAAAAGAAAAAGGGTTCATCTGA